AGGCGGCCGAGACTCGCGGATCGAAGTCGAACTCGAGCCGAATCCCGCCCGGTTCAAAAATCATCGTGTGCCTCTTTGGTCCAGCCCCCAAATTTTCTGGTGCAAATTGAACTTCGACACCGGTCCATTTGGACACCTTAGAGAATACGTCCTCAAGCGCTGCTTCACTGCCGACGCGCAAGGCCAGGTGATGCAGGCCCACGTTCGTTTTGCGGTCGAACTCCACGCGGCCCGATTGATTCTGCACTTCCCACAGCGTCAGCATCACCTGCCCGTCAGACACGAATGCAGCCGGATAATCGGGCTTCTCTCCAATTTGCGTCCATCCCAAACAACTGATGAAAAAGTCGCGAGTGAGGTTCAGATCGCGAACGGTCAAGCCGATGTGATCGATGCCAAGCGTTAGTGGTTTCGCAGTCATTTGAGCCTCCGGGTTGTGGTGATGTTGCTACCGCAGAAGGACAATGTCGATCGATTGCGCGCAGGCGGCGCGATCAGATCGCGATTGATGTAGTTGGGACGCACATTCGCGCATTGCGGGCCAGTCGTTGCACGCATTCCCGCGCTCTCGGTAAACATTGCCTTGCTTGATCTGTGATTCCCCCGCAGCGTTCAAGCATACAGCTCATTCACCGCTTCAAACAACTGAGTTTGTTGCAAGCCATTCAACATTAATCGAGGCGTTTGCCATGCAGATAACTATCCGTGCAGCCGTTATTGCCAGCGCTCTTGTGATTCCAGTTGCGCCACAAGAGCGTCATGCAGCGCTGGCCCCACAGCATCGCCAAAGGTGCGGAATTCGCGATGCCTGTGGCCAGGTAAATCGACACGCGCATTGCCACGCCTTTCATTCGTCCGACGACGCACACGGCATGAATGAGCGAACGATTCCGGACGGCGAGTTGATCAGCTGATAGTCGATGCGAGCACGGTCGGCTGCGTGCTCGCCAATCGCTGCAGCGAAGAGCGCAACGTATGCGTGCTCTTCGCTGCAGCAGGCCGCAACGGCGACTATCATTGATTCACGTGCCGGTCGGCTATCTCTACTGCGCCGGCAATCCGCGCACCGTCTGACTCTATCGCACGTGCGAAGAGCCGGGCCTGAACGGGCGAAACTCAGTGTAGGCAGTTTACGAATTCGTTAGCCAGGAATTCGCTATGAAGCGGTTAACCGACTCAAATCGGTTGACGTTTCTTCTGTTCATGGACCTGGCGCCACAATTGCAGTCCCAAGCGTTGGTCCTTCGTCGCAGGGCATGAAGTAGTGCGGAGGT
The DNA window shown above is from Paraburkholderia sp. BL10I2N1 and carries:
- a CDS encoding VOC family protein — translated: MTAKPLTLGIDHIGLTVRDLNLTRDFFISCLGWTQIGEKPDYPAAFVSDGQVMLTLWEVQNQSGRVEFDRKTNVGLHHLALRVGSEAALEDVFSKVSKWTGVEVQFAPENLGAGPKRHTMIFEPGGIRLEFDFDPRVSAA